A window of Ictalurus punctatus breed USDA103 chromosome 21, Coco_2.0, whole genome shotgun sequence genomic DNA:
gagccccaagctcttcatgtgggcaagaacaacatctcgatgttgaaccaccagttccctggatcgtgctagaattaaccagttgtccaggtagttgagtacacggatgccctggagtcacaatggagccagagtgacatccatgtactttgtgaaggtgcgagtgGATAAAGCTAGTGacatttctatgtggaaatatgcaccttttagatatattgtcacaaaccagtcctcagactgaatctgtggaacgataagtttgggcgtcggCATCTTGAatctgtatgtctgaagagtacagttcagacgacgcagatctaaaattggccgcatactcctattttttgcggaccaggaaataacggctgtaaaaacctccctccctcaggaacggctacatgttctatggcccctttgtccaagagggatcttacttcctgcgctaacgtcgggctctggtctgtgctgactactgtggtgagcacaccatGCCGTTCATtacccacaatggccgaataattcaacatcgtggggttataaatacggcttatgcatggtttccccctagaagcctgatattttgtcatgcacttctggaggaaaggggagttttctgcagtgtgagggatttactttcactggggagaaaaaggctcatccagccttagtaatcattTCACGCAGccctttatatgctgctctcagtttttagcacatccttctggctccttggagtcagagaggaattattactattgtgtgtgtgtgtgtgtgtgtgtgtgtgtgtgtgtgtgtgtatctctctcttttttccccttttggctttccatagcggaaggagtcgccgcgacgcgagctccaagATCCAGcggagccgaacccggaagacagagcaagagatagagcagcgctcgtctccggctcctcttccggatccataagagatcccccggacctgagacggttagctgcctcggcagcggccggcccagatccgcgaggctctgaaacccaactcgcttcggcttccgagaagagtgCGAGTCGCGaaccgagctgcttaatgtatgcgttaccatgcgcagcctctcgagggctgccgtCGCATACTACACCGCGAACACTTCACCTAGAACGTGTGCACTAttcccgtgatgaaacgggagcaagccgtaacacacttcctgaattctctcactcatatttttgtCTCTCGCGCATTCCTTTTttgccttcttcttcttcttcttcttcttcctctctctctctctctctctctctctctctctctctcttttaaagggatagaaaagttctgagattttgaggaaaaaatagcgaggaaatgaagcgtctttttgtttctttacacaaacaaccgacatgcagtttttctctgaagataataaaggctgatggtgTGGTTCACACGTGCaatatttatatcatgcgacgcgcttaattgctacgtcacctgatcatggcaggcctataaataggcatgacaaggttcagatgccggtcgagcgcgagaggcgctcccgtagtgttatgctaaacgcaacgtcgaagttccctttgaaagggaacgtactttttttttcagctggaATTgaggctttaatcagggtggagggaatatTGAATAGCTCTTAATACCAGTCCATTCTGTCGCAAAATCTAAAGACTTTTGCTAAAACATTTGAggtgaagaggaatttcacaaagttcaaggttttggaatggcccagtcagagtccagacctaaagccaaataaaaatctgtgggatgagctgaagagggctgtgcacaggagatgctcAACTAAATTGAGCTAGAATGCTTTTGCtaggaagaatggcaaaatattgctaagtcaagatgtgccaacCTGATTGACTCTTGcccaaaaatattaaatgctgTGATAATATCTAAAGGCACTTCAACTAAGTATTAATTTAGGGGTGTGCAttcttatgcaaccaggttattgtacatgttttttgttttaccacccccccccccccccaaaaaaaaaagattcatattgtttttcactttaattaataggttaaaatttcacaataaaatcgttttcatttggtttaatttttttttacatcacaaaaactttTTTACAGAGGtgtttttatatccactgtatctTTGTGTTGGCCATCATTATTCTTATCATAATTGTCAATAACATTCTTATAACTGTTGTATTCTGTATCTGTATCATTATCTAAAATGCCTATTTTCTTTGTGAGTGTCTATAAAAAACATTGCTTGAGGTTACAGGTCCATGATTATGATAATTATACTTTATCATTAAAATTGTGTGGGAAAGTTTATCCCTGTGTGCACCAAAATACTCAATGGCTGGGGGATTATAGGACATTAATGACCATAGACTGTGATTCTTATCTCCTGAGTTGTTTTACACTCTAACCCATGAAGGACATCAAAACATCCAAGTTAGTGTACTAGACATGACATCACAAAATTCACAACACATAAGAAAGTACtttagacatttaaaaaaaaaaaattcccagtgCACTTTTGTgttaaaacaatataatatgtGATAATATATCACAACAGTCATTTGAAGAATTATTCAACACACATGGTGCTCATAATAGAGCAGAGTTTAAACAGTTTGTCTTTACAAAAGACACACAAAACTTTTCCAACAGCTAAAatcttttaaagacaaatataatatttctcaaaagaaataaatggGAATTAAATGTAAAGTCTCAACAGATACTGTCAAGGGCAAAATGTATTGTTCATAATCAACAGTACCATACAATAGGTACAAAATAAACCTTGGCTAAggtaaaaacatgaaaaattctCAAGTGCAATGAGAAATAAGGATGAATAATCAACATGTGACATATTGATAAACAGACaataaaatctcatttcaaAGAAATGGAAATTTAAAGCTTAATAATTCTGTATTAATCAGAATGTGATCAACTTCATAAAAGGCAATTAATGATTATATATTCTCTAGTTCcctatatgaaaaaaaatagtGTATTTAACCAGAATGTACATAGTACGTGTCTCTTACAGTAAAATTGGCAACTAATTCGCAAACGTGATCAAATCTGATCAAATATGATCAAAATAGAtcaaataataaagataatacaAATGATAGTTCTAATAGAGAACaatatatagtgtttttttttgtctaaaatgGAAAAAGCAAAAGGATGTTTCATGAAGATGAACTTATCagtattatttatgtttaacaTAAACATGCATTGTCAAGACTGCAAATCTTGACGTTTCTACTAACTGGAGTCTACCAGCATTTCATTAAGAATCTTTCTCAAAGTAGAAAGGTATAAGTGAATTGCCAAAAgacaataataatatgtttatatttaacaaCTCAGTTATAATCCTGTTCATATAGAAGTTGAAACTTAAAGAAAAAGAGTCCACATAGACTTGTGTTTTCTGCTTTGAGTCTTGATTTTCCCTTTACCAGGGCCTCCAGAGGGAGCTCTTAACTGAACTCTTCTCTGTGCTGATGATCTGCTGCTCTGTAGAGCTCAGCTGAGGCAGGACACTTTCCCTCCTGTTCTCATCTGAAGATGGCTGCAGGTTCTGGATGTGGTTCAGCAGTTTTCTCTGTGTCTTCAACTCTTCTTTGGATAGGAAGTGGATAACATCATTGACACATCTGGAGAAGCCTTGATTGACAGCTGCTGAGCTGCAGGATAATGCAGGCTGCTGCTGCAGTTGTCTCAATAAGCTGACTGTCATCTCCAGGATATCTGCTTTCTCCAGTTTGGAGTCAGGCTGCTGGTTGAGGAACTCTGGAGCCAGGAGAGACTTCAGCTGCTCAATGCTGCTGTTGATACGATCTCTGCGCATCTTCTCCACCATCGGCTTCCTCAGCTgcaaaaaacaaagagagaacATTTAGCCATCTTGAACTATAAAGAGCTATTAAGTAGAAAGcaggtaaatataaatattgaaaGGAAACAGGTTCTTAATTTACCTTGTTGTTTAGAGGTAGGTGCTCGTTTGAGATGGTCATTGCAGAAGTGATGGTTGGTGCCATGGCTGTGTCTCTGTGCTGTAGATCTCTCTGTGTAGAGTGAGTGTGATTTGTACTGGCTGCATCTCCTCTATTTATACTCCCAAATCTCCATATGAATGTGTGAGTCTTGGGCTTGTTGGAGTTTCTCACAGTTTGGAGCCAATGGGAGAGCTTGGACACACAATGAGGAATGTAGGGCTGCCACATGCTCAGTGTTCTTCTAGCAGAGGACAATGTCTATGTCTCAGGGGAGCAGGTGGAGGGGTGGGGTGATGGAGATGGATTCACAGAACACTGTGTGAATCTGGGAAAGTAGTGACCCTGGAAAGAGAGCAGATCTGCTGCCTGGTGTTGGGATCAATGTCACTGACAGAGCACACGTTCATCATCACTGCTCACACGTGTTGGGTTGATATTGAATTACATTCCACAATCAgtgactttatttaaaaaaaaatttcaagttTGTTTTAACACTTGGCCTAATTGTATACTATTTGGTAAAAGACAAAGGCAGAAGGTTATGTACTATCTTTATTACACACTAAAATTATGTAATTTAATAATGGTAATACGTACATTTATGACACTACTTACTAATTATTACTATCGATATATTTCCTAATTATTTCATAATTGTTCATGCCCATACTGTACTGTTCTGTATGCTTATTAGTTTTAAGGCAATTTCCAAAGCTTACTCAACATGTTTACAACAAAACACCTGTCCAGGTGTAACAGACGTGTCTCATGTCATGTCTTTGTCAGTTTGTGTGAGTTTAGAGCTCTTCTGACGTTCCCACACTGAGTTGTCTGTGCTGAGATCAATGGAGTACAAAAGCTTTTAAGACCTGAAAGGATCAGTATTGATGACTAAACACTGGGTTGTATTGTAGATGAAGTCTAATGTCTCTCACCATCTGGAGGGAAAGTTTCCTATTGGTTGGTACTCTATGACTTTCTATAattgttatttttctttcatttttttaaatacattattatattataatataaacccAGTAGAAAGTTTAATCATTGTTCTGTTCTTATCCAATTTAGCATTTCAATtattattgaataaataaatgtgatcaTTAAAATGTCTTGCAATTATAGATTACATAGTTATATATAATAGACAAATATCACAAACTGTTTACATCAATACAGCAACATGCTGGTAGCCCATGGAATTAATGTTAATGACTAGTAAAACTGGGACTCGGCTTTCCTGAGCTTTCCCACACTCTCCTCAGTGAAAAGGCTGCAACGAACAATAGACGTGTGCCTACTTAAATGCTAATCAGCCCTACACACAGCTGGTCCCCACACCCCCAGGGATGAAGCTTTTTAGATAACCATCTTGACCTTCCTTAACCACACTGTATGCACAGAAAATTCCCACCTGACAAGCGTTTTCAGAAACAATAAATCTATCAAAATACTGTTTGATTTAGATTTGTGTTGTATGTTTATGCAAATTATAGTTGCGTTATTTTACATCTTGTTATTAAGATACATTTTGATGAATTAGTAATATGAGAATCTGGTTGGGAGATATATTTCGTACGGAGTTTGAATTAATATTATTtgattatgtatatatttaactatcattatttatttatttttagcaatTATGATTATAACAAACTGTATATTATGTAGCAATGCCACACAGACATACATTACACTGAGTAAAGAATAAATATGGGAGCCTTTAGACTAGACTAGAATGGACTGTGtaactctttttattttttattaattctgTAACATAATTATATTGCTATTCTACTGTACTGGAATTATcctttaaaattaaataaactctaattataattttttgtaTATTCTTGTCTTTTGAACTTCCTTTCTGAACTATATGATGTAATCTAAAACAATACTAGAAGTTTAAggatgtttacatttatggcatttggcagatgcccttatccaaagtgacttacctTTAACTCATGTATAcgactgagcagttgaaggttgagggccttgctcaagggcccagcagtggcagcttggcagtgctgggatttaaactcacaaccttctttccaatgtcttaaccactgagctacctcTGCCCCCGGGTCCCCAAGGACCATAACTGTTTAATattctaaaatattaaataaaatctaaataaatatatctaaaTAAAGATATAGAAGATGATATTTCAAAATCAATGAGGTAAAAAAGGTTGTATGATGTAAATTAAGAGAGAAATCAGTGAGCATGGATGAATGAAGCTGAGCATGAATTTGAGCATAACTGTTAACCTGTTTTGTCCCATTTCAAATTATTGTCAATTGTTTCCCCCAAAATATTATCATGAGGTATAAATTTATATGTATCCTATGTCAGAACATTTCCTTCCACTCCACAATAATATCACACAATAAAATAACCtattatttgaacattttctccCTTACATTCATATGATTAAGAACACACATATGATTAAGGgtgaaataatatttatttcatatgaaCAAATATGTAGACATAACAATCAACTgtttcaaaatataaacaaatcaacAAAATTGTGTCGTTAAAATGATACATTGTATCTTTAGAAGTTAAACAGATATTTTTTAGAGTGAACCATCTTCTCCAGTAGACAGCACTCTCATTGTTTCATGCTAAATATAACTGAGTAACATCTCTCAATGAGAGCAAAagaatataattttataatgtaaACGAATGCATAAACTGCATCCTGTACTTATTCCACAATATTGCATATATTTGTGGAATATTTTGCTTATAATCTCCACAGGCAAGATATTAtcttatatgtatatatatatataggcaggCTCAGGGTCATCCAGACTGAAAGTGCCATTTTTCCATCCGGGGTTGAGGTATTTCAGAGTGTCTTTAAGTGCTGACTTCCTCATTGCTCTACTGTTCAAAAAACAGCGGTGTTACATCTTCTGTCGGGGATGGGCAAAGTCGGAGAATGTCCCGAGAACACCTGGAGTAACCGTTGTGGAAAACCAAGGCCTTCTTCATGGTGAAGAACGACACCGTCTTTTCCAGAAGATCAGAAGTGGGGATTCCGTTATGGAGGTGTCCTTCAAGTGATGACTTCAGTTTCTCCACCTTGCTGAAACACTTCCTTTCCAAGCTGTGGAGTTTACACCTGCAAAAAATAGAGTATACATCAACATATTGCCTTGAATCTGCTAAATATAGGGTGCTGAAATACTGGTATGACTGTGTACTGTAATAACAATGTATGAAATAGTTAGACTATTGGTTGAGGCATACTGGTACAGATGatatcacacacaaaaaactgcttaattttatatacaactgTAGAGCTTGTACAGTATTTCCAACTGCAAAGTttatattactttatattaATTTACAGGAACTTATTTCATGGGCGttctacattaaataaatacattaaatgtaaccacattaaatataactataaacggataaaaagtataatggtttctgctttatttaattaatacatttcaatcattgccaaattgctgtgttataagaggaataaaacacttctaggcatgc
This region includes:
- the LOC108254738 gene encoding transcription factor HES-5 codes for the protein MWQPYIPHCVSKLSHWLQTVRNSNKPKTHTFIWRFGSINRGDAASTNHTHSTQRDLQHRDTAMAPTITSAMTISNEHLPLNNKLRKPMVEKMRRDRINSSIEQLKSLLAPEFLNQQPDSKLEKADILEMTVSLLRQLQQQPALSCSSAAVNQGFSRCVNDVIHFLSKEELKTQRKLLNHIQNLQPSSDENRRESVLPQLSSTEQQIISTEKSSVKSSLWRPW